The genomic region CTTCGCCCTGATGGCCGACGACACACTGCGACACGCCATCGAGACCGGGGTGAAGTACCAGAACCTGTCGGGGGCGATGACGGTGTGGTCGACCGGTGTGGGCGAGCACGGTGCCTTCGTGTTGCACGCCGACCTCCCCGATCCCGCCATCGACCCGGGCGTGGCTTCTTTTCTGATCGAGGAGGGGTTCGCCTCCGTGGTCACCCTGTCCCGGCTGGCCGTCGGTCCGGGCTTCGTGCCGAGGGCGGTGGAGTTCTCCTCTCCGTTGCCCCGTCAAGTGGACCTGTACGGCGCCTTGTTCGGCTGCCCGGTCCGCTTCGGCGCCCCGGCCAACAGCATCGTCATCGACCCCGCGTGGGCCGACGCCCGGATGCCCGGCCGGGATCCGGTGACCTACGCGTCGACCCTGGAGATGCTCGACGCGCAACTGGCCGCCCGCCACGACCAGCAGGACCTGCTGGAGGTGCTGGAGGTCTCCGTCGCGCAGAGCCTCCCGGTGATCCCCTCGTTCGGCGAGCAGGCACGGCGGCACGCGACGAGCGAGCGGACGCTGCGCCGTCGGCTGGCCGACTGCGGCACGACGTACGAGGCACTTGCCGAGGGAGTGCGCCGGGAACGTGTCGAACAGCTCCTGCTCCGCCCGGAACTGACGCTGCGTGATATCGCCCGCCGGGCGGGATTCTCCGACGAACGGGCCCTGCGCCGCGCCGTACGCCGCTGGCACGGCACCTCCCCGGTCCACCTGCGGGAGCGGATGCTCCGAGGGGCGGGGCACACGGAATGACGTGGCCGGTGCCGGGCGGTGGCGACGGGTCGCGAGTCGCTGTCGGAGCCGCCGGCCGGTAGCTGTCGGCCGGCGGCGGCGCGGGTCAGCGGGTGCGGATCCAGACCGTCTTCTCCCGGGTCCATTGGTCGAAGGCGTTGGTGGACTTCTCCACGCCACCGAATCCGGACTGCTTCCAGCCGCCGAAGGGCGTGGTGATGTCGCCCTCGCTGTAGGAGTTGACGGAGACCACACCCGCCTCGATACGACGTGCCAGTCGCAGCGCGGTGTCGAGATCGCGCGTCCAGACGGAGGCGGCGAGCCCGTACTCGGTGGCGTTCGCCATGCGTACCGCCTCGTCCTCCGAGGTGAAGGTCTCGACGGTGACCACGGGACCGAACAACTCCTTGGTGAGGACATCGCTGCCGTCAGGGGCGTGGGTGATCACGGTGGGCGGGTAGTAGGCGCCGCGCGCAGGCAGCCCGTGGGGCAGGCCTCCGGTGTGGATCTGGGCTCCGCCGGTCCGGGCGGCCTCCACGGCGCCCGCGACCCGGTCGAAGGCGGCGTGGTCGATGAGCGGCCCCATCTGCGTGCGCGGGTCGGCCGGATCGCTGATGACGAGTTCCCTCGCCGCGGCCGTGAACCGCTCCACGACCTCCTTGGCGATACTGCGGTGCACCAACACCCGTGATCCGGCGGTGCAGTTCTGGCCCATCGTCAGGAACGCGGCCTCGATCATGTCGCCGATGAGCTCGTCGCCGTAGGAGAGCGCGTCGGCCATCAGCACCTGGGGGCTCTTGCCGCCCATCTCCAGCGAGACGCGCTTGAAGTTGCTGTCGGCGGCGGCATGGAGAATGCGGCGGCCGGTCGCGGTGGAGCCCGTGAAGGAGAGCGCCTGTACGAGGGGGTCGCGGGCGAGGGCGGCTCCGGCTTCCCCGCCGTACCCGGGCAGCACCGTGAGCACCCCGTCGGGCAGACCGGCCTCGGTGGCGAGCGCGGCCAGGTGCAGGGCCGAACGCGGGGTCGCCTCCGCGGGCTTGACCAGCAGACAGTTGCCCGCGGCCAGGGCGGGGCCGACCTTCCAGGCGGTCATGGCGAGCGGGTAGTTCCACGGCAGGATCGCCGCGCCGACGCCGACCGGTTCGCGGCTGATGAGACCGAGACCGTCGGGCCCGCTGGGAGCGACCCGGCCGAAGATCTTGTCGGCCGCCTCGGCGAACCAGCGGATGGACTCGATCGCGCCCGGTACGTCGCCCGTACGGCACTCGGTGATCGGCTTGCCCGCGTCCTCGCTGTCCAGCCGGGCGAGGATCTCGGCGTCGCGTTCCATGAGGTCGGTCAGCCGCAGCAGCACGGCGCTCCGCTCCCGGACCGGCAGCCGCGACCACACTCCGGTGTCGTAGACCCGCCGGGCCTGCTCGGCGGCCTTGGTGACATCGTCGGCGCTCGCGGCGGGCAGGGTGGCGATCGGCTCCCCGGTGGCGGGGTTGACGACGGTCAGCGTCTCGCTCGTGCCCAGCTCGCCAGTGGTCAGCTCGTTCGAGGTCATACCGCTTGTGTTTCTGTCACGGGTGGTCATGCTTCCTCCACCAATTCCCAGCGTCCGTCGGTCCGGCGGGCCAGTCCGCGTCGGCGGAGTTCCTCCAGATAGCGGGCCATGCCGCGATCACCGCGCTTGCGGAACAGCGGGAAGATCCGGGGCAGCAGGTTCGGTACGAGCATCGCGAACCGCACCAGACGGGATTCGCCGGCCCGCGGATAGGCCTCCAGGCGGGGCTTGTCCAGCAGGCTCACCACGGCGGCGACGACGTCGGCGGGCTGCTGCGGCGGGTCCTGGAACTGCATGGAGTTCCCGCCGTCCACGGCCTCCTGGCGCAGCATCCGGGTGTCGGTCGCCGACGGCATCACCGACCCGGCCAGGATGCCCTTGCTCCTGAGGTCGAGCCCGATGGCGAGCATCGCGCCGCGCAGCCCGAACTTGGAAGCCGTGTAGATCGGGGTCTCGCCCAGCGGGAAGATCCCGCCGAGGGAGACCGTGGTGACCACCCGGGCGTCCCGAGAGGCCTTCAGCAGGGGGATCGCGATCCGTGTCGCGACCAGCGGGGAGGTCAGGTTGAGGGTGATCTCCCGCTCGATGCTCTCGACGCTGCGGACGTCGAAGCGCTCCGCGCTCGTCATGCCCACGTTGTTGACCAGCACGTCGAGACGGCCGTACGAGTTGGCGACCAGCTCGAACAGCAGCTCCACCTGGGCGCGGTCCAGCAGGTCGCAGCCGATGCCCGTGTGCCCGGCGCCCGGCAGTTCCGCGGCCACCTTCTCGGCACGGAACCCGTCGAGGTCGACGACGACGCAGCGGGCGCCGCCGGAGGCGAATCGGTGGCACATCGCACTGCCGATGCCCCCGGCGCCACCGGTCACCAGCATGACCTTGTCGGTGAAGTCGAACCGGCTCATGCCACTGCCTCCGCCGTCTCGGCCGTCTCCGCCGCGTCCGCGCGTCGCGGAGACCGCACCTGCGGCGGCCGGCCCTCGGTACGCCAACCCATCTGGCCCGCGACCTTGCCGAGGTACTTCACGAAGGCACCGCTGTCGACGTAGCCGGTGTGGCGGGGCGAGGCGACGAACTTCAGCCCGCCGGTGAGATCCGGGCGGTCGGCGCGGATCCGTTGGGTGAACCGCTCCGCGTTCGGCAGCCGGTGCCGTGCGTCGTGCACATATCCGGCGATCAACTGCGCCTGGGCGTCGAAGAGTTGGTACGCACCGGAGTTGGTCTCGACGAACCCGATGCCGAACAGGCCCACGTGCTCGCGCGAGAACGACGACAGATACAGGTCGGGGTGCTGCTCGTCACCGAAGTACTTCTGCGCGACCGGCACTTTGTGGACGTAGCCCGTGGCCAGCAGGACGAGATCGAACTCGTCGCTCGTGCCGTCGGTGAAGTGCACGGTCCTGCCCTCGGCGCGGGCGATCCCGGGCCGGGCGGTGATGTCACCGTGCTGGAGGTGGTGGATCAGCATCGAGTTGATGGCCGGATGGGTCTCGAACAGCTTGTGGTCCGGCTTCTGCAGCCCCAGCCGCGTCGGATCGCCGTTGACGAGCCGCAGCAGTCCACCGAAGACCCGCTGCGCCAGCCACATCGGCAGGTGCGGGCCGCTGTTGGCGATGGTGTCCACCGGCCGCCCGAACAGGTGCTTCGGAATGAACCAGTACCCCCGCCGCATGCTGATCACCGCGTGATCGGCGGTCCGGGCCGCGTCGCACGCGATGTCGCAACCGGAGTTCCCGGCCCCCACGACCAGGACCCGTTTGCCCCGCAGTTCCTCCGCGCTGCGGTAGTCGACGGTGTGCCGGACCTCCCCGCTGAACTCCCCGGGAAGTTCAGGGATGTTGGGGTGCCACTGCGCACCCGTACACACCACGACCTGCCCGTGCACGCTCTCCCGGCCGTCGGCCCGGGTGACCGTCCAGGTGCTGTCCGCGTTCTTCTCGACGCCCTCGACCTCGACGCCGAACTCGATCCGGTCCGTCAGCCCGTAGGCGTCGGCGAACGACCGCAGGTACGACAGGACCTGCCGGTGCGGCGGATAGTCCGCGAAGTGGTCGGGCATCGGGAAACCGCCGAAGCCCGACAGGGTCTTGCTGGAGATGAAATGGGCCGACTCGTACATCGGGCCGCCGGGGTTCTCGATGTCCCAGATCCCGCCGGGCCCGGTGTGCCGCTCCAGATGCGTGTACGGCAGATTCCGCTCCGCCAGGGCCCTGGCGACCGCCAGCCCGGCAGGCCCCGCCCCGATCACACACGTATCAAACTGGCTTTCCTTCACGAGCCTGCCTCCTCGTTCATCCCGCTTCAACGGTGCTGTAAGGAACGTATTCATCCGCTGTTCAGCGGGAACTGACCCGTGCGGCCAGGGACCGGACCTCAGCGGCCGCGCCACCGCCCCGGCATCCATCCGTGAGCGCGAGACCATGCCCGACTGGATCGGCTGACTTGTTCATGGGACTGAGTCGCTATGATGGAGGCATGGCTCATGTCTCCGCGGCCGAGCGCCGCCCTCAGCTGATCAAAGCGGCCATCGACTTCATGACCAGGGAAGGAGTCGCGGCCGGCAGTACGCGTGCCATCGCCGCCGAGCTGGGGGTCGCCCAGGCCACGGTGCACTACACCTTCGGCACGAAGGAAGGGCTGTACCGCGCCGTCATGGAGCAGCTCACGCAGGATCTGGTGGCACAGGTCGAGCGGGCCGCGCCGGCCGAGGGCGGTTTCGAGGAGACGGTCGGTGCGCTGGCGGCCGCACTGTGGCGGACGGTGCGTGAGCAGCCTGCCAGCTATCAACTCCTTTCGGAACTGACCCTGTTCGCGCTCCGCGCACCCGCCCTGAGCGAGGCCCTCGAAACCCACTACCGGGGGGTGACCGAGGTGACGGCGAGGCTGGTGACCGAGGCGGCCGAGCGCACGGGGCAGCCCCTCGCCCAGCCCGTCGAAACGATCGCGCGGTTCTTCCTCGCCGGCTTCGACGGGCTCACGACGCAACACCTCTCGCTCCCCGACGAGGAGGCCGAGCGCACCTGCCTCCAGGCCTTCGTCTCGGCCGTGGTGGCCTTGGCCGGCGGTCGGCTGGACCTGGTCGCGGTACCTGAGAGCTGACGCGGCGGAGGGCGCACTCGTACGGTACGAGCGCGCCCTCGCCAGTTGCCCCCGGCGGTTGCCTCTGCCAGTGGTCGGTCAGCCGCGTGCGTCGAGGCGCTTGGAGCGGGTCTCCGAACGGGTCTCCGAACGGGTCTCGGAACGGGTCTCGGAACGGATCAAGGTGTTCAGGCCGGTCATCGAGGCGCGCATGTTCGCGCGCATGCCCGGCTGCTGTATCCGGTCGAGCAGGAGCCCGAGCGGGCCGAGACCGATGACGTACTCCACCTTGTACGTCATCCGCGTGGCCTCCCTCCCCTCCGCACTCCGGACCGGCTCGAACTCGAAGATGCTGGTCACCTCCTTCAGCGGGGCGAACCCGACCCCGGTGTCGACGCGGCGCCTCAGGGGATCGATCTCCACCACGGTCCACACCGAGTCGGTGCGCAGCGGGCCGAGGGTGCGGTTGCGTTCGGCGTAGGTCCTGCCGAGGGTGGCGATGCCGTGGTGGTCGGTGACCTCGATGGCGCCGGCGACCCACTCGGCGTACCGGTCGGTGCGGGCGACGACCTCCCAGACCCGCTCGACGGGAGCGTCGATGACGGCGCGTTCGGTGACGTGGAACTTGGTCATGAGTGGTTCTCCTTCTGCTGGTCTCGTACTTCGGTTCTCGTTCTTCGTTTCTCGTTCAGCTCTGGTGCAGGAGTTCGGTGGCGGCGTGCTCGCCGGAGCGGACCGCGCCGTCCATGAAGCCGTTCCAGTAGGGGGAGAACTCGGACCCCGCCCAGTGCACGCGCCCGAACGTCCGGCCCAGCCACTCCCCGTACTCGGTCAGCACTCCGGGGGCGGCGACTGAGGTGGGGCCGCCCCGGGTCCACTGCTCGGCGGTCCAGTCCTGCTCGACGTAGTCGACGGTGTCGTAGGCCCGCTCCCCGACGACCTGGGCGAAGGAGCGCAGCACCGCGCCGCGGCGCTCGCCCGCCGGGCGGTGTGCCCACTTGCGCCACTCCTTGCCGCCGAGGAATCCCATGAGCACGCCCGGGCCGCCGTCGGGCGGGGAGTTGTCGAACATCTCGCGGATCGGCGAGCCTCCCCGCAGCAGCCCCATGCCGGACAGACCCTCGGCCCGCCAGAACGGGGTGTCGTACACGGCCACGCACTTCATGAGCGTGCCGAAGGGCAGCCGCTGGAACAGCTGGTCTTGCTGCGGCGGCAGCAGCGGGTCCCAGACGATGCGCGAGGCCAGCAGCGGCGGCACGGCGACGATCACCCGGCCGGCCCGCCAGTCGCCCGCGTCGGAGACCACGGTGACCCCGCCGGCGTCCTGGCTGATACGGCGCACCGGGGCCGACAGCTGGACGCGCCCGTCGAGTTCCTCGGCCAGCCGGGTCGCCACCAGCTGTGAGCCGCCGACGAATCGGCTGTCCTGAGCGCCACCGGAGGTACCGGTGCCGCGCTCCATGGTGCCCGGATGTGTCTCGTCGCCGAACGTCGAGACGTACCAGAGGCTGAACAGCGCCGACGCGTCGCGCGCCTCGCCGCCGTACGCGGAGTTGAGGAAGATGTTGACCAGCTCGACGGCATCACCGGTGATCTCCGCCTTGCGCAGCCAGGTCTCGTACGT from Streptomyces sp. NBC_00878 harbors:
- a CDS encoding SRPBCC family protein, producing the protein MTKFHVTERAVIDAPVERVWEVVARTDRYAEWVAGAIEVTDHHGIATLGRTYAERNRTLGPLRTDSVWTVVEIDPLRRRVDTGVGFAPLKEVTSIFEFEPVRSAEGREATRMTYKVEYVIGLGPLGLLLDRIQQPGMRANMRASMTGLNTLIRSETRSETRSETRSETRSKRLDARG
- a CDS encoding aldehyde dehydrogenase family protein produces the protein MTSNELTTGELGTSETLTVVNPATGEPIATLPAASADDVTKAAEQARRVYDTGVWSRLPVRERSAVLLRLTDLMERDAEILARLDSEDAGKPITECRTGDVPGAIESIRWFAEAADKIFGRVAPSGPDGLGLISREPVGVGAAILPWNYPLAMTAWKVGPALAAGNCLLVKPAEATPRSALHLAALATEAGLPDGVLTVLPGYGGEAGAALARDPLVQALSFTGSTATGRRILHAAADSNFKRVSLEMGGKSPQVLMADALSYGDELIGDMIEAAFLTMGQNCTAGSRVLVHRSIAKEVVERFTAAARELVISDPADPRTQMGPLIDHAAFDRVAGAVEAARTGGAQIHTGGLPHGLPARGAYYPPTVITHAPDGSDVLTKELFGPVVTVETFTSEDEAVRMANATEYGLAASVWTRDLDTALRLARRIEAGVVSVNSYSEGDITTPFGGWKQSGFGGVEKSTNAFDQWTREKTVWIRTR
- a CDS encoding SDR family oxidoreductase — its product is MSRFDFTDKVMLVTGGAGGIGSAMCHRFASGGARCVVVDLDGFRAEKVAAELPGAGHTGIGCDLLDRAQVELLFELVANSYGRLDVLVNNVGMTSAERFDVRSVESIEREITLNLTSPLVATRIAIPLLKASRDARVVTTVSLGGIFPLGETPIYTASKFGLRGAMLAIGLDLRSKGILAGSVMPSATDTRMLRQEAVDGGNSMQFQDPPQQPADVVAAVVSLLDKPRLEAYPRAGESRLVRFAMLVPNLLPRIFPLFRKRGDRGMARYLEELRRRGLARRTDGRWELVEEA
- a CDS encoding AraC family transcriptional regulator, which produces MSVAPGPGHDPADPQGTSRSTSATIQPNILRYLVVVADERGVDLRPLLSQVGLDDIVMRSAALRVSYRQGSAVIRRALELTGDPRLGLKVGAAQHLTSWGLVGFALMADDTLRHAIETGVKYQNLSGAMTVWSTGVGEHGAFVLHADLPDPAIDPGVASFLIEEGFASVVTLSRLAVGPGFVPRAVEFSSPLPRQVDLYGALFGCPVRFGAPANSIVIDPAWADARMPGRDPVTYASTLEMLDAQLAARHDQQDLLEVLEVSVAQSLPVIPSFGEQARRHATSERTLRRRLADCGTTYEALAEGVRRERVEQLLLRPELTLRDIARRAGFSDERALRRAVRRWHGTSPVHLRERMLRGAGHTE
- a CDS encoding NAD(P)/FAD-dependent oxidoreductase, whose translation is MKESQFDTCVIGAGPAGLAVARALAERNLPYTHLERHTGPGGIWDIENPGGPMYESAHFISSKTLSGFGGFPMPDHFADYPPHRQVLSYLRSFADAYGLTDRIEFGVEVEGVEKNADSTWTVTRADGRESVHGQVVVCTGAQWHPNIPELPGEFSGEVRHTVDYRSAEELRGKRVLVVGAGNSGCDIACDAARTADHAVISMRRGYWFIPKHLFGRPVDTIANSGPHLPMWLAQRVFGGLLRLVNGDPTRLGLQKPDHKLFETHPAINSMLIHHLQHGDITARPGIARAEGRTVHFTDGTSDEFDLVLLATGYVHKVPVAQKYFGDEQHPDLYLSSFSREHVGLFGIGFVETNSGAYQLFDAQAQLIAGYVHDARHRLPNAERFTQRIRADRPDLTGGLKFVASPRHTGYVDSGAFVKYLGKVAGQMGWRTEGRPPQVRSPRRADAAETAETAEAVA
- a CDS encoding FAD-dependent oxidoreductase, which gives rise to MTRTHGTRAVEKRWSREADVVVIGAGLAGLTAARELVAAGKSVAVLEARDRVGGRLLNHDLGDGQVTEIGGQFVGPTQDRVLALAKEVGVATYEAAVPGERVYVRDGKARRFAGHTPPDLLSLPDMGIALARIGQAAGKVPPAAPWRAPNARDLDGMTYETWLRKAEITGDAVELVNIFLNSAYGGEARDASALFSLWYVSTFGDETHPGTMERGTGTSGGAQDSRFVGGSQLVATRLAEELDGRVQLSAPVRRISQDAGGVTVVSDAGDWRAGRVIVAVPPLLASRIVWDPLLPPQQDQLFQRLPFGTLMKCVAVYDTPFWRAEGLSGMGLLRGGSPIREMFDNSPPDGGPGVLMGFLGGKEWRKWAHRPAGERRGAVLRSFAQVVGERAYDTVDYVEQDWTAEQWTRGGPTSVAAPGVLTEYGEWLGRTFGRVHWAGSEFSPYWNGFMDGAVRSGEHAATELLHQS
- a CDS encoding TetR/AcrR family transcriptional regulator; the protein is MAHVSAAERRPQLIKAAIDFMTREGVAAGSTRAIAAELGVAQATVHYTFGTKEGLYRAVMEQLTQDLVAQVERAAPAEGGFEETVGALAAALWRTVREQPASYQLLSELTLFALRAPALSEALETHYRGVTEVTARLVTEAAERTGQPLAQPVETIARFFLAGFDGLTTQHLSLPDEEAERTCLQAFVSAVVALAGGRLDLVAVPES